Below is a window of Streptomyces qaidamensis DNA.
GATCGAGCGCCGCACCGGCCACGACGTACGCCACGACCGGGCCCTGCCCCCGCCGAGCTGGGCGACACACCCACCGCAGCCGCCCCGGACTCCCGACCCGGACCCGGGCCCCGGCACGCGCAGCGCATCCCCCCGGGACGTCCCGGCAGACGCGAGCCTCCCCGACACGAACACGAACACGAACACGAACACGGGCCCGCTCACGGACACCGGCAGCACGGACACGGACATCGACACGCCCGTACCGCCAGCCGTGGAGACCACCCCGCCTCCCGGCCGGCCGGCCGAACCGGAGGATTCCGGCGAGCCGGACGAGGCCGGACCCGACGCCGTCCCGGACAACCCCGACCCGCCCGACGGCGCCGGGCTCATTCCCGACGACAGGGCCGCCCGACGCATCCCCGACAGCTCCACAAACGTCTTCACCGACTGAGGGCCGGTCCGGGGGAGCGGCTCGTAGACTCGGCACATCCATCCGGTCGAAGAATCGGACGAATCCTGGCAAGGTGGGCCCATGGCTGATCGGGGAGCGAGCGCCCTGTCCCTCCCGGACGACTGGCCCGCCCACCCGGACCCGATTCTCGCGCTCAACCGGATGGGCAGCTTCGACTGGGACCTGGACACCGGCCTGATGCAGATGGACGCCCAGGCCCACGAAGTCTTCGACGTGCGCCCCGACGAGTACGACGACCACCCCGAGACCCTCGCCAAGCGCGTCCCGCCCGACGAGTCCCGGCGCCTGGACACCGCGGTCTCCCAGGCCCTGAAGGACGGCAGCGAGAACTACGGCGCCTACTTCCGCATCCGGCGCCGCGACGGCACCCTGCGCTGGACCCACACCCAGGGCTACATCCGGCGCGACGACACCGGGCGCCCCCGCCGCATCATCGGCATCCTCCGGGACGCCACCCAGGAACTCGGAGAGAGCGCCGCCCGCCGCGACCAGGCCGCCCAGGACGAGGCCCGCCGGTGGCAGACCAGCGTCGTCGAACTCACCACGGCCGCCCTCGCTCACGCCCGCACCGTCCAGGACGTCATCGACGTCCTCAAGGACACCCACGGCCTCACCCACCTGGGCGCCGCCAGCCTCGTCATGGGCCTGGTCGAGGCCGGCCGCATCCGCCTGGTCGCCGAGGGGCCCGCCGACAGCTTCGTGCCCGGCACCCGCGTCACACGGATCGACGAGCCCTACCCGATGAGCGAGGTCGTCCGGACCCTGCGCCCGTGCTTCATCGAGTCCCCGCAGGAGTTCGCCGAGCGCTTCCCGATCCTGTGGCCCCACATCACCGACCTCGACATCACCTCGGCCGCCTATCTGCCGCTCATCGTCCAGGCCCGGCCGATCGGCGCGGTGGGGCTGCTCTACAGCGACCGGTACGGCTTCACGTCCGAGGAACGCAACATCCTCGTCGCCCTCGGCAGCAGCATCGCGCAGAGCCTGCAGCGGGCCATGTTCTACGAGCAGGAGACGGACCTCGCGCAGGGCCTCCAGCAGGCCATGCTGCCCCGGACCATCCCGAGCGTGCCCGGCGCCGACGTCGCCGTGCGCTACCGCGCCGCCACCATCGGCGGCTCCTTCGGCCGGGACATCGGCGGCGACTGGTACGACCTGATCCCGCTGCCCGGCGGCCGGGTCGGCGCCGTCATCGGCGACGTCCAGGGCCACGACACGCACGCGGCCGCCGTCATGGGCCAGTTGCGCATCGTGCTGCGCGCCTACGCCGCCGAAGGGCACCCCCCGGCCACCGTCATGGCCCGGGCCTCCGTCTTCCTGCACGAACTCGACACCGACCGCTCCGCGACCTGCCTCTACGCCGAGGCCGATCTGACCACCGGCGTGCTCCAGATGGTCCGGGCCGGGCACATCGACCCGCTGGTGCGGCACACCGACGGCTCCTGCCGCCGCGTCACCGTCCCCGGCGGGCTGCCGCTCGGCCTGTCCGCGGAGTTCGGCCGCCTCGACTACCCCGTGGGCACCCTGGAGCTCGACCCCGGAGACACCCTGCTGCTGTGCACCGACGGCCTGGTGGAGCAGCCCGGCGCCGACCTCGACGACGGCATGCGCACCCTCACCGCGCTCGTCGACACCGGCCCCGAGGACGTACGGGACCTCGCCGACCGGCTCATCGAGGTGGCCGCCGAGCGCGGCGGCGACGACGACGTGGCGCTGCTCCTGCTGCGCCGCCGTGGTCCCGACGGCCCGCAGTCCGGCCGTCGGCTCCAGCGGCACGTGGCGCCCGGCGACCCCGGGGCCCTCGCCGAGGCCCGCCATATGATCCGCACCGCGGTCACCGGGTGGGGAGCCGGTGAGCGCGCCGACGAGATCGAACTGGTCGCCGACGAGCTGATCACCAACGCCCTGATGCACACCGAGGGCTCCGCGGTCGTCACCCTGCGGGCGTTCACCGGCTCGGAGCGCCGGCTGCGCGTCGAGGTCGAGGACTCCTCCAGCGCCCTGCCCCGCCGCCGGGACGCGGGCGACGCGGGCGTCTCCGGGCGGGGCCTGCTCCTGGTCGAGCTGCTCACCGACGTCTGGGGCGTGGAGGCCCGGGGCGGCGGCAAGGCGGTGTGGTGCGAGTTCGTGGTGCCCGACTCCGGCTGACCGGGCGTGGCACTCTGGACCCATGCCGGAACTCCCCGAGGTCGAGGCGCTCAAGGACTTCCTGACCGAGCACCTCGTCGGCCGCGAGATCGTACGGGTGCTGCCCGTGGCGATCAGCGTCCTGAAGACGTACGACCCGCCCTTGTCCGCGCTGGAGGGCCACGAGGTCGCGGCCGTACGCCGGTACGGCAAGTTCCTCGACCTGCGGACCGCGGACGGCCCGCACCTCGTGACGCACCTGGCCCGTGCGGGCTGGCTGCACTGGAAGGACCGCCTCCCCGACGGCCCGCCCCGCCCCGGCAAGGGCCCCCTCGCGCTGCGCGTGGCCCTGGAGACCGGCGCCGGGTTCGACCTGACCGAGGCCGGCACCCAGAAGCGGCTCGCGGTGTACGTCGTGGGCGACCCGCAGGAGGTCCCGGGCGTGGCCCGGCTCGGTCCCGATCCGCTCGCGGACGACTTCGACGAGCGGCGCCTCGCGGAACTCCTGGGCGGGGAACGGCGTCAGCTCAAGGGCGCGTTGCGCGACCAGAGCCTGATCGCGGGCGTGGGCAACGCCTACAGTGACGAGATCCTGCACGCGGCGAGGATGTCGCCCTTCAAGCTGGCGGCGTCCCTGAACGAGGAGGAGACCGGACGGCTGTACGCGGCCCTGCGCGACACGCTCACCGAGGCGGTCGAGCGGTCCCGGGGCGTGGCCGCGGGGCGGCTGAAGGCCGAGAAGAAGAGCGGACTGCGCGTCCACGGCCGTACCGGCGAGCCCTGCCCGGTGTGCGGCGACACCATCCGCGAGGTGTCCTTCGCCGATTCCTCGCTCCAGTACTGCCCGACCTGCCAGACGGGCGGCAAGCCGCTCGCGGACCGCAGGATGTCCCGCCTGCTCAAGTGAGACGGGGGCGCGTCAGCGGGTCGGCGGTGTCCACTCGAACATCAGGATGGTCGCGTCGTCGCGCAGCCGGCTGGTGGGCGAGTCGAGGATGGAGTGGATGAGCCGCCGCAGCGTCTCGGGCGCCAGCTCGCCCGCGGCCATCGCCCGGATGATGTAGTCGGCGAATTGTTCGAGGCCGAACTCGGCGCCGTCGCCGGTCCGGGCCTCGGTCACCCCGTCGGTGTACATCAGGACCCGGTCGCCGGGCTTCAGCGCGATCTCGTGCGTCTGCCGCCGCCGTCCGGCGAGCAGGGACGGCTGCCCCACCGGCGGATCGGGCTCGCGCAGCATGGCGTCGGTGTGCAGCCGCTGGTCGCGGATGAGCAGCGGGGTGGGGTGCCCGCAGTTGCTCCACCGCAGCACTCCGGACGCCAGGTCCAGCTGGGCCAGGACGCCCGTGCAGAACTGGTCGGGGAGCCAGTGCGCCAGGGCGTCGTCGACGCACTCGACCAGTTCGGGCAGGTCCGCCCCGGTCCGCCGGGCGTTGCGGCACGCGGCCAGCGCCACGGCCGTGGTGAGCCCGGAGGCCAGGTCGTGCCCCACGGCGTCGAGGACCGTGGCGTGCAGGGCCGACTCCGTGAGGGAGTGGTCGAAGGCGTCGCCGCCGAGTTCGTAGGCCGGCTCCAGCACGGCCGTGGACACCACGTGCGCGGTGCCGATGGTGCGCGGCGGCAGGAAGGCCCGCAGCATCTCGGCGGGCAGTTGCATCGGCTCGGTGCGCGTACGCCGGACGAAGGAGTCCTTGTACGCCCGCTTCGACGTGATCATCATGGCGAGCAGGGCGGCGAGGGCCCGGCCGCGGCGCAGCACAGCCGGCGTCAGGGACGGGGACAGCACGGCGAGGACGCCGAGCCGCTCGGCGCCGTCCAGGAGGGGGACCCAGGCCGTCATGCCGCCCGTCTCGGACTCCTCGACCCGCAGCGACTGGGTGCGGTAGGTCCAGCCGGCGAGCGAGGCGTCGACGGGCAGGGACCGGGTCACGTCGGTGAGCGGCACGAGCCGGCGCTGCTGGAGGTCGGCGAGGTACACCACGGAGTGCTGGAGCCCGAGGGCCGCGGTGCAGCGGGCGACCGCGGCGGGCAGTTCCAGCGCCGAGGCCTCCGGGTCGGCGAGGAACTCCTCCAGGCGACCGTCGCCGGTCTCTGCCGTCGTCACCTCGTCTCCCTCCGCCGGGACCGCGGGCACCCGGTGATCTCCCGGGTGCGTCGTCCAGCAGTCTCACACCGGGGCGTGGGGAGCGCCCGGCGGCCGGGGCGGGCGGATGGTCAGCTCGGCTGGAGTCTCCACAGGACCTCGCCGGAGGCCGAGCGGATCTCGTAGCGGGCGATCTGCCCCGGATGCATGGAGGAGCTGGCCATCATCGTGTCGGGGTCGGCGTCGTGACCGGGCCCGTGCCAGCTGGTCGCGGTCTCCTCGGTGCCGTCGCGTCCGACGATGACCAGGTGGCAGGCGCGCGGCCCCGCGGCGTCCTTCACCTTCAGCTCGACCTGGCTGCCCGAGGCCTCGTCCGCCGTCGTGACCTGCGCCCAGACCCCCGTCCGCGCGTCGGTCGCCGCGACCGTTCGGCGCTCCTCGGCGCTGCTGCCCTGGGCCATCATCGCGATGCCCGGTACGGACGCCGCGAAGACCACCGAGGCGGCCAGGGCGAACAGCAGGCGTCTGCGTCCGGCCCGGCGCCGGGTCGCCACCTCGGCGAGCAGCGCGTCCAGCATGCGCGGACCGGGCTGCGCCATCGGGTGCACGAACCGGGGCGTGGAGCGCCGGTACAGCATCAACTGCCGTGTGGTGGGGCCGAATTCCGTCACCTCTGCAGCGCACCGAGGGCACTCCATGAGGTGGTCCTCGAAGCGGAAGGCCTCCGCCTCGTCCAGCACGCCGAGCGCGTAGGCCGCGACGTCGCGATGCCTCTCCAGGGACCTCATGCCGAATCCTCGTGCCGTTGGGTGCGGGTGGGGTTACTCCTTGCTCCCACCGGTACGGACCAGGCAACGGAATCACTCAAGCCGGTGACACAATCGCAACCAAAGGATTCGGAGCCCTCCGGCTCCCGGATTGGTCCTGGGCCGCAGAAATCTAAAAAAGATGGATGGCGAGGTGGCCCAGGGGGAGTCCGAGCTGCCAGGCGGGCGTCCAGACCTTCGGCCCGTCGTCCTCCCCGACCACCGGGCCGCCGCCCGGAACCGCGTTCAGGTCGGGCGCGAGCAGCTCCGTCTCCTGCAGCCAGCGCCAGGCCTCCTCCGCGAGGTCCAGGTCCGCCGCGGGGCCGCCCGTCCGCGCGGCGCCCGCGGCGAGATCGGCCAGCCGCTCGCGTACCCACTCCTGCCACGGCTGGTCGTACGCGGTCAGCGACAGCCACGTCTCCAGCTGGGTGACGACCCGGATGCCGGACAGCTCCCCGTCGGTGTCGGACAGGAAGATGGTCAGCGCCAGGGCGTCCCGCCCGGCGCGGAACTCGAAGGACGTCGGCGGCATCAGATCGCCCGTCCGCAGCAGCTCGTCGGCGATGTACTCGGCGTACAACCACGCCATGGGGACGGTCAGTTCGCCGTCGGCGCCGTCCGTGCTCCCCTGCTCTCTGTCCAGCATCCCTTCCTGCCTTCCTCCGGTACGTGCGCGTTGCCCGACACCGGGCCCCCGGGGACGCTGACGGCCCCCTCCGGAACACGGATGAGAACAGCCGATTACTCAACCGGGGTCATCGGCAAGGCGCTTTACGGAGGCTTGACCCATCCATTGGTTTCACCGCAGGTCGCCGGCGTAACCCGGGAGCACCCTGCGCAGGGCGCGCAGCGCGTAGTACGCGCGGGACTTCACGGTACCGGGCGGGATCCCGAGGGTCGCCGCTGCTTCCGCCACACTCGCCCCCTGGAAGTACACGAGCACCAGGACTTCACGGTGCTGCGGAGTGAGTGTCTTCACAGCCTGGCGGACGTCGAGCATCGCCGCGGCCCGTTCGGCGTGGTCGGAGATGACCCGCGCGTTCTCCAGCACCGCGTCGCCGACCTCGGGCGGACGGGCCTGGCGGGCCCGCCGGGCGTCGATCGCGAGCCGCCGCGCGACGGTCATCAGCCAGGGCCGTACGGAGTCGAAGTCGTCGGCCCGCAGGGCCTCGGGGTGCTGCCAGGCACGCACCAGAGTCTCCTGGACCAGGTCTTCCGCGCGCTGCCGGTCGCCGTCGCAGAGCCGCAGCAGCAGCGCGAAGAGGGGCCGGCCGTGCTCCCGCTGCAGTGCGGCGAGCTCGTGCTCGGCGGTCGTTCCGTTCGTGAGAGTGGATCCGGCCGTCATGGCCGTATGCCACCGCAGGGCGTGGCCCCGGCACAGGGCACGTACCCGGCTGTGCGGCGGACGGTCGATCGCGTCGACGAACGGTTCGACGAACGGTCGGGTGCCCGGCCATGTGGGTGCCGGAGGGGCTGTTGAGCGTGTCGGAGCCGCGTGGGGCGTCGAGAGCCTTCTTTCCTGATTGTGTGTAAATACGACCACAACGCCCACAGTGGGGTGAATGCATGCTCGCGCGCAGTCGACAGATCGCCCTGGCCCTGACCGTCGTCCTCGCCGCAGGCGCCGCCTGCCAGGCCCGCGGCCAGGACAAGCCCGACCGCGGACGCCCGGCACCGGCCGCCGCCGGGCCCCGCGGCTTCACACTCGTCGCCTCCGGTGACGTCCTCCCGCACAGCACGATCATCGACCGGGCCCGCTTCGACGCCGGCGGCAACGGCTACGACTTCCGGCCGATGCTCGCCGGGATCCGCTCCGTCGTCTCCCGCGCCGACCTGTCCCTGTGCCACATGGAGACCGTCTACGGCGCGGACGGCGTCTACACCGGCTACCCGGCCTTCAAGTCCCCGCCCGAGGTGGCCCGGGCCCTCGCCGTCACCGGCTACGACGGCTGCTCCACCGCCTCCAACCACACCCTGGACGACGGCGCCGACGGCATCCGCCGCACCCTCGACGCCCTCGACCGCGCAGGGGTCCGGCACGCCGGATCGGCCCGCACCGAGGAGGAGGCACGCACGACGACGGTCCTGCGGGCGGGCACGGCCACGGTCGCCCACCTCGCCTACACCTACGACACCAACGGCTTCCCCCTCCCGGACGGGCAGCCCTGGGCCGTCGACCTCATCGACGAGGCCAGGATCATCGAGGACGCCCGGGCCGCGCGCCGCGGGGGCGCCGACGTCGTCGCGGTCTCCCTGCACTGGGGCACCGAGTGGCAGGACGCCCCCGACGACCGGCAGCTGACCCTGGCCCGGACCCTCACCGCCGCACGCACCGGGGACCGCCCCGACATCGACCTGATCCTCGGCACCCACGCACACGTCCCGCAGGCCTACGAGAAGGTCAACGGCACCTGGGTGATCTACGGCATGGGGGACCAGATCGCCGGCGAGATGACCAACCACGAGGGCGCCAAGGATCCGCGGGGCAACCAGTCCACCCTCGGCCGCTTCACCTTCGCCCCGCCCGCACGGCCGGGCGAGCGCTGGAAGGTGACGAAGGCGGAGTTCGTCCCGCAACTGTTCGACGTCGACGCGGGCCGGGTCGTGAACCTCAACCGGGCGATCGCCCAGGGCGCCGACGCCCGGGCCGTCCGCGACCGCATCCGAGACGTCGTGCTCAGCCGCGGCGCGGCCGGGGACGGACTGGTGATGGGGGAGTAACCCCGCTCCGGCTGCCACGGCCCCGCGGACACCTGACGGTGGCTCACGACGGCCCGGCCGCGCGGCAGCGGCCCGGCACGGCCCCGGGCGATCACCCTGCCGCACCGCCCCGCCCGGGCGTCACCGTGCTACGGCACCACCGTCACCGGCCACCGCCCCGCCTTCACCAGGCGTACCGCCACCGAGCCGACGATGCGGTGGCCGGCCTGCTCCGAGGCGCCCACCACCACCGCGTCCGCCTTCAGTTCGTCGGCCGCCGCCACCAGGCCGTTGTACGGATCGCCGCGGAAGGTGTGGAACTCCCAGCGGACCTCGAACATCCCCTTGAGCCGCTCGGCCGCGTCCCGGATCTGCGCCACCAGGTCCTCGGCGATCTCGTCCGTCGTCTCCGCCACCGGCGCCCCCAGCGCCGCGCCCGCCGCCAGCACCGGCTGCACGTACACCACGGCGAGCAGCGCGTGCTGCCGGCGGGCCAGACCGGCGGCGTAGGCCGCGGCCCGCAGGGAGGAGTCGGAGCCGTCCACCCCGACCACGATCACCTTGGGCCCGTCCGTGCCCCGCTCGAACCGATGGGCGTGCTGTTCCGTCACGCCGCGAGGCTATCGGAACCCCCCGTCCCACCGGCCGGGCGGGACGCGGAATCTGCGCACGCGGTTGCCGGACGGGATGCGCGGGTCTCCTGGGCCGCTCGGTGCGGGAGCGCTCGACGCGCGACAAGGCGCGGGTGTTCCTAGAGTCGAAAGCATGAGCGTCATCGCGGACACCGGGACGGCCGAGGACACCTCAGGCGCCATACGGCCGCCCCGCCGGGCGCACGGCTTCCTGAGCCGGGTACCCGAGGGCTTCGCGGTCTTCTTCGGCGCCCTCGGTCTGCTCTGCGCCCTGCTGGCGCTGATCCCCCCGCTGCGCACCGGGCTGCGCCCGCTCGTCCGCTTCCTGGACCTGCTGCTCGTCCCGGTCAGCGCCAACCTCGCCTACGCCGTCTTCCTGTTCCTGCTCGCCGCCGCGACCGGCGCCCGCAAGAAGATCGCCTGGTGGCTGGTCGTCGTCTACCTGGGCCTGCTCGTCCTCACCGACATCCTCGGCATGGCCGTCGGCGAGTTCGCCGAGTCCGTCCCGTCCTTCGTGGTGTGCGGTCTCGCCCTGATCCTGCTGATCTACGCCCGCAAGGAGTTCTACGCCGCCTCCCGACGCGCCGCCGTCCGCCGGGCCCTGGCCGTCCTGGTGGCCGGCCTGGCCGTGGCGATCCTGGTCGGCTGGGCGCTGGTCGAGGCGTTCCCCGGCAGTCTGCCGAGCGGCGAACGCCTGGCCTGGGCCGCGAACCGGGTGTGCGGCGGCCTGGTCCCCGCCGGGTCCTTCGACGGCCGCCCGCCGCACGCCCTGTTCTTCCTGCTCGGCCTGTTCGGCGCGCTCGCCCTGCTGAACGCGGCCGCCACCCTGTTCCGCTCCCAGCGCCTGGAAGCCGCCCTGCACGACGACGAGGAGGCCCGCATTCGCGCCCTCCTCGGCCGCTACGGCGACCAGGACTCCCTCGGCTACTTCGCCACCCGCCGCGACAAGGCCGCCGTCTTCTCGCCCAGCGGCAAGGCCGCCGTCACCTACCGCGTCGAGGCCGGGGTGTGCCTGGCCAGCGGCGACCCGGTGGGCGACCGGGAGGCCTGGCCGCACGCGATCGCCGCCTGGCAGGACGTGGCCCGTCGCTACGCCTGGGTGCCGGCCGTGATGGGAGCCTCCGAGGAGGGCGCCCGGGCCTTCGTCCGTGCCGGGCTCGGTGCGCTCCAGCTGGGTGACGAGGCGATCCTGCACGTCCTCGACTTCGACCTCGACGGCCGCGACATGCGCGTCACCCGCCAGGCCGTCAACCGGGTCCGCCGCACCGGCGTCACCTGCCGGGTCCGCCGCCACTCCACCCTCTCCGAGGAGGAGATGCGCCAGCTCGTCGAACGGGCCGACGCCTGGCGCGACACGGAGACCGAACGCGGCTTCTCCATGGCCCTGGACCGCCTCGGCGACCCCGCCGACGGCGACTGCCTCCTCGCCGAGGCCCTCGACCAGGACGGCCGGCTCCTGGCCATCCAGTCCTTCGTGCCCTGGGGCAAGGACGGCGTCTCCCTGGACCTGATGCGCCGTGACCGCGCCGCCCCCAACGGCGTCGTGGAGTTCATGGTCGCCGAACTGTGCGCAGCCGCCCCGAGACTCGGCGTGCGCAAGGTCTCCCTGAACTTCGCCGTGTTCCGCTCCGTGTTCGAGGAGGGCGCCCGCATCGGCGCGGGACCCGTGCTCCGCCTCTGGCGCCGCCTGCTGCTGTTCTTCTCCAAGTGGTGGCAACTGGAGGCCCTGTACCGCTCCAACGCCAAGTACCACCCCGAGTGGTACCCCCGCTTCCTCTGCTACGCGGAAGCCGCGTCCCTCGCGCGGGTCGGTCTCGCCTCAGGCATCGCCGAGGGCTTCGTCTCCGTACCGTCGATGCGCACGTTGTGGGGCAAGGGAAAGGGGCACCCGAAGGGCGGACAGCGGCCCGCCACCACCGAGGGGCTGCCGTCGTTGGCGGCGCTCGGCCTCGCCGGAGGGGACGGGACCGGGCCCGCCGACCCCCTCTCCGGCCTGCCCGACCAGGTCCGCGTCCGGCACCGCAAACTCGACCGGCTGCGCGCCGACGGAACCGACCCCTACCCGGTGGGTGTCCCGGCCCGCACCCACACCCTCGCCGAGGTCCGGCCGGGCGAGCAGGTCACCGTCGCCGGCCGGATCATGCTGGTCCGCGACTTCGGCGGCATCGTCTTCGTCGTCCTGCGCGACTGGTCGGGCGACCACCAACTCGCCCTCACCCGTGACCGCTCCGGCCCCGCCCTGGACCGCTTCACCGCCGACACCGACATCGGCGACCACATCACCGTCACCGGCCGGGCGGGCGTCAGCGACAAGGGCCGGCCCACCGTCTTCGTCACCTCCTGGCAGCTCACCGGCAAGTGCCTGCGTCCGCTGCCGGACAAGCGCCGGGGCCTGGCCGACCCGGAGGCCAAGGTCCGCATGCGCTACCTCGACCTGGCCGCCAGCCCCGCAGCCCGCGATGTGGTCCGCGCCCGCTCCACCGCCGTCCAGGCCGTGCGTCAGGGTCTGTTGGCACGCGGCTACCTGGAGGTCGAGACGCCGGTGCT
It encodes the following:
- a CDS encoding PP2C family protein-serine/threonine phosphatase, whose translation is MTTAETGDGRLEEFLADPEASALELPAAVARCTAALGLQHSVVYLADLQQRRLVPLTDVTRSLPVDASLAGWTYRTQSLRVEESETGGMTAWVPLLDGAERLGVLAVLSPSLTPAVLRRGRALAALLAMMITSKRAYKDSFVRRTRTEPMQLPAEMLRAFLPPRTIGTAHVVSTAVLEPAYELGGDAFDHSLTESALHATVLDAVGHDLASGLTTAVALAACRNARRTGADLPELVECVDDALAHWLPDQFCTGVLAQLDLASGVLRWSNCGHPTPLLIRDQRLHTDAMLREPDPPVGQPSLLAGRRRQTHEIALKPGDRVLMYTDGVTEARTGDGAEFGLEQFADYIIRAMAAGELAPETLRRLIHSILDSPTSRLRDDATILMFEWTPPTR
- a CDS encoding sigma-70 family RNA polymerase sigma factor, which encodes MTAGSTLTNGTTAEHELAALQREHGRPLFALLLRLCDGDRQRAEDLVQETLVRAWQHPEALRADDFDSVRPWLMTVARRLAIDARRARQARPPEVGDAVLENARVISDHAERAAAMLDVRQAVKTLTPQHREVLVLVYFQGASVAEAAATLGIPPGTVKSRAYYALRALRRVLPGYAGDLR
- a CDS encoding CapA family protein, with translation MLARSRQIALALTVVLAAGAACQARGQDKPDRGRPAPAAAGPRGFTLVASGDVLPHSTIIDRARFDAGGNGYDFRPMLAGIRSVVSRADLSLCHMETVYGADGVYTGYPAFKSPPEVARALAVTGYDGCSTASNHTLDDGADGIRRTLDALDRAGVRHAGSARTEEEARTTTVLRAGTATVAHLAYTYDTNGFPLPDGQPWAVDLIDEARIIEDARAARRGGADVVAVSLHWGTEWQDAPDDRQLTLARTLTAARTGDRPDIDLILGTHAHVPQAYEKVNGTWVIYGMGDQIAGEMTNHEGAKDPRGNQSTLGRFTFAPPARPGERWKVTKAEFVPQLFDVDAGRVVNLNRAIAQGADARAVRDRIRDVVLSRGAAGDGLVMGE
- a CDS encoding Fpg/Nei family DNA glycosylase, whose translation is MPELPEVEALKDFLTEHLVGREIVRVLPVAISVLKTYDPPLSALEGHEVAAVRRYGKFLDLRTADGPHLVTHLARAGWLHWKDRLPDGPPRPGKGPLALRVALETGAGFDLTEAGTQKRLAVYVVGDPQEVPGVARLGPDPLADDFDERRLAELLGGERRQLKGALRDQSLIAGVGNAYSDEILHAARMSPFKLAASLNEEETGRLYAALRDTLTEAVERSRGVAAGRLKAEKKSGLRVHGRTGEPCPVCGDTIREVSFADSSLQYCPTCQTGGKPLADRRMSRLLK
- the lysX gene encoding bifunctional lysylphosphatidylglycerol synthetase/lysine--tRNA ligase LysX, whose translation is MSVIADTGTAEDTSGAIRPPRRAHGFLSRVPEGFAVFFGALGLLCALLALIPPLRTGLRPLVRFLDLLLVPVSANLAYAVFLFLLAAATGARKKIAWWLVVVYLGLLVLTDILGMAVGEFAESVPSFVVCGLALILLIYARKEFYAASRRAAVRRALAVLVAGLAVAILVGWALVEAFPGSLPSGERLAWAANRVCGGLVPAGSFDGRPPHALFFLLGLFGALALLNAAATLFRSQRLEAALHDDEEARIRALLGRYGDQDSLGYFATRRDKAAVFSPSGKAAVTYRVEAGVCLASGDPVGDREAWPHAIAAWQDVARRYAWVPAVMGASEEGARAFVRAGLGALQLGDEAILHVLDFDLDGRDMRVTRQAVNRVRRTGVTCRVRRHSTLSEEEMRQLVERADAWRDTETERGFSMALDRLGDPADGDCLLAEALDQDGRLLAIQSFVPWGKDGVSLDLMRRDRAAPNGVVEFMVAELCAAAPRLGVRKVSLNFAVFRSVFEEGARIGAGPVLRLWRRLLLFFSKWWQLEALYRSNAKYHPEWYPRFLCYAEAASLARVGLASGIAEGFVSVPSMRTLWGKGKGHPKGGQRPATTEGLPSLAALGLAGGDGTGPADPLSGLPDQVRVRHRKLDRLRADGTDPYPVGVPARTHTLAEVRPGEQVTVAGRIMLVRDFGGIVFVVLRDWSGDHQLALTRDRSGPALDRFTADTDIGDHITVTGRAGVSDKGRPTVFVTSWQLTGKCLRPLPDKRRGLADPEAKVRMRYLDLAASPAARDVVRARSTAVQAVRQGLLARGYLEVETPVLQQIHGGANARPFTTHINAYDLDLYLRIAPELYLKRLCVGGMEKVFEMGRTFRNEGTDYKHNPEFTILEAYQAYADYDVMLDLVRELIQGAATAAFGKPVAHKDGEEYDISGQWPVKTVYGAVSEALGEEIHPGTELPGLLRLCDRAGVPYTADDGHGDVVLEMYERLVEEKTRLPTFYKDFPTDVSPLTRQHRTDPRLAERWDLVAFGTELGTAYSELTDPVEQRRRLTAQSLLAAGGDPEAMELDEDFLDALEYAMPPTGGLGIGVDRLVMFLTGLTIRETLPFPLVRRR
- a CDS encoding zf-HC2 domain-containing protein, with the translated sequence MRSLERHRDVAAYALGVLDEAEAFRFEDHLMECPRCAAEVTEFGPTTRQLMLYRRSTPRFVHPMAQPGPRMLDALLAEVATRRRAGRRRLLFALAASVVFAASVPGIAMMAQGSSAEERRTVAATDARTGVWAQVTTADEASGSQVELKVKDAAGPRACHLVIVGRDGTEETATSWHGPGHDADPDTMMASSSMHPGQIARYEIRSASGEVLWRLQPS
- a CDS encoding SpoIIE family protein phosphatase, producing MADRGASALSLPDDWPAHPDPILALNRMGSFDWDLDTGLMQMDAQAHEVFDVRPDEYDDHPETLAKRVPPDESRRLDTAVSQALKDGSENYGAYFRIRRRDGTLRWTHTQGYIRRDDTGRPRRIIGILRDATQELGESAARRDQAAQDEARRWQTSVVELTTAALAHARTVQDVIDVLKDTHGLTHLGAASLVMGLVEAGRIRLVAEGPADSFVPGTRVTRIDEPYPMSEVVRTLRPCFIESPQEFAERFPILWPHITDLDITSAAYLPLIVQARPIGAVGLLYSDRYGFTSEERNILVALGSSIAQSLQRAMFYEQETDLAQGLQQAMLPRTIPSVPGADVAVRYRAATIGGSFGRDIGGDWYDLIPLPGGRVGAVIGDVQGHDTHAAAVMGQLRIVLRAYAAEGHPPATVMARASVFLHELDTDRSATCLYAEADLTTGVLQMVRAGHIDPLVRHTDGSCRRVTVPGGLPLGLSAEFGRLDYPVGTLELDPGDTLLLCTDGLVEQPGADLDDGMRTLTALVDTGPEDVRDLADRLIEVAAERGGDDDVALLLLRRRGPDGPQSGRRLQRHVAPGDPGALAEARHMIRTAVTGWGAGERADEIELVADELITNALMHTEGSAVVTLRAFTGSERRLRVEVEDSSSALPRRRDAGDAGVSGRGLLLVELLTDVWGVEARGGGKAVWCEFVVPDSG
- a CDS encoding universal stress protein, which gives rise to MTEQHAHRFERGTDGPKVIVVGVDGSDSSLRAAAYAAGLARRQHALLAVVYVQPVLAAGAALGAPVAETTDEIAEDLVAQIRDAAERLKGMFEVRWEFHTFRGDPYNGLVAAADELKADAVVVGASEQAGHRIVGSVAVRLVKAGRWPVTVVP